The genomic interval aTTGCCTATTACCCCAAGTttcatataagaaaattatatcatttttgcaaATCATATCAACAAAATCTTGGACGCACAATTTGTTGCTAAGACCATTAACGTTCCATGAAATAATGCATAGCCCAGCCTCTTCATGCCGCTACGCCAACCCGCCTGTCGCACCGTCCGTTGCCGGGGAGGccctccgtccgtccgtctCGTGGGCCGTCGTCTAAGTTGCAGTAGTTCTAGCGTTACCAGTCCTACTTCCGGTGCCGGCGACCTCTGACCCACCACGCTGCTGGTCGGTGTAAACTGGCTTGCCATCAATATAAAGTCTATCGTAGGAAAGCCATGTACGTTTACCCTGGCGTTTGGCGGCCTTCAGTGCTGGCATGTGCGCACGACGACGAGCGGAAATCTCAGGGGGGAATTGCTCATGCAAGAAATATTCAGTGTCATGCAGATTTTCGCGTTGACGTCGCACGATCTCGCGGTCCTTAAAGCTGAAGAACTTGACCACCAACTTCCGGGGGTACCTGCTGTCCGGGTAGAAATCGCCCATTCTGTGCACGCGCTCAAATTGTATATCATCAACAATGTTCTGTGCAATTTTCAGTTTGTTTACTATGAAATCGCGCAGTTTGGTTTCACTCTCGGCCCAATATTCAGCCCGTACTTCCGGAATGTTGCCAAACACCAAGTTGTTACGCATCGATTGCGATTTTACATAAATGAGTTCGTCTCTGGTTTTTATCTCATCATTACGAACTTGATCAAGTTCACTTTGTGTTGTTGCTAGGTTATATTCCAGCGCGTTTACACGGTCCTCAACGGCAATAACTTTAGAGTCCACCCTTTTATTTTGGTCATGCACATAAGTCCACATTTTTTTCATCTCGATTTCAAAATTACTGACCTTTTTTTCAAGGGTATCCAGGGCATCTAAACgtttgtttacagtatttaatttGTTGTCGATTCGCCTCAAATAGTCCATGACAGGGCCAAATAGTCCATGACACGCGTTGTATAATGCATTGACACCTTTTATGAtatgacattattgtgtattgtcataaacctGTTATGAA from Mya arenaria isolate MELC-2E11 chromosome 7, ASM2691426v1 carries:
- the LOC128241346 gene encoding uncharacterized protein LOC128241346, which gives rise to MWTYVHDQNKRVDSKVIAVEDRVNALEYNLATTQSELDQVRNDEIKTRDELIYVKSQSMRNNLVFGNIPEVRAEYWAESETKLRDFIVNKLKIAQNIVDDIQFERVHRMGDFYPDSRYPRKLVVKFFSFKDREIVRRQRENLHDTEYFLHEQFPPEISARRRAHMPALKAAKRQGKRTWLSYDRLYIDGKPVYTDQQRGGSEVAGTGSRTGNARTTAT